In Cryptomeria japonica chromosome 1, Sugi_1.0, whole genome shotgun sequence, the sequence ccggtattgcatgctagaaccaagcactttgagctcaagtatcatttcttgagggagaaagttcagaacaaagaggttgtattggaacatgtttccagtaaggagtagttagcatatgtattcaccaagcctctaccgaaggctatatttacctatttaagaggtgaattaggggtgctgccccttcaagaggtgaactaaaggtatgtgctacacattagtcaggtattgcattgtcaaatcttttcaggattggtgtgttgaaggatgctactcctcagggcgagcagcatagtagatcatggatgtttgtgcctccactttggcattgttgtcaaagagggagaagatgtgaagcagagaagatatctgcagtattgaagacatattatatggaagaagatgtagagatatctttgtgtattgccatcaatgccaaagggggagactgttggcatatgtgcagagtttgatgacatggtgatattgtatgttgtcattgatgtcaatatgttgaagtatgaaccggtacaTTGAAGTAAGAAAaatggcaagagaaccagtatcatggatggtatgaaccggtatatgtgaaaaggtgaaccggtgtgttggaatgtgaaccggtatatgcaaagtttgtagtgaggtttcatttgatatgactaccggttggtagtctcagctttagggtttgtatttaagaataaagagtattttgtttattattgaagttagctcgatttacgcctttacattttggtatcagagcacagtttACAACTCTAGGGCCTATGAGTCTGCTTCATGAATGAAGTCATGTGCTTAACAAACTCGCTATTGGATACCTAATGCATGACACTTGCAAATTAAGAAGGAGCACGAACCTTTTACAAAGGTGAATTGATGACAACCTAGAAGAAGGAGGATGgttgattaaggaagaaatatttcccTCCTACTATGGAATGAATTGAAGATATTCAAGTTGAGAATTATAATGTCCAGGAAGGACAACTATTTCAATTCAAAGGATaactattttgagaaattcaaaggacaactaggggaaaggacccagtagttgtgcaccctaacttcgcgcttctcaaaatcctacttggaaatttcaaatcattccgatttttttacagcagcttacttgacaagtcccctgcttataactaaggtttcagggccacatcatcaaatatgatgccacatcatcaaatatgatgccacatcagcatgctttttgccaaggtgtccaaaacagcccccaaaaaaagtgagaccaataggcgtgcaaaagagaccccaatagttgtgcagctgatgtgacatcacctgattggttactttttacaatattagtacatttcttaacaactattggtacatttcctaacaactgttggtacatttcctaacaaaaattgatattttttgtttcaaacaataggttttatttgttcaatttttggaacaaaaggtatcaacaaccctcacaacaattggaacatgctcaactactaggtcctttcccctatttTGAATCATATCTTAAATGGCTGATAttgcatttgagaaattcaaaggACAACTATTTTGAATCATATCTTAAATTTTTGTAGTAATGTAGTTAGCAAGTTAAATCTTGAAATTgtgcttttatttaaaaaaattcttataattaagccgataggctttttgtATGGGGGTTTCCTTGCCGGGAAAGTGTCAGCCATCCGGAAAAGCCATCGGGAAAAAAGGCGGGTTATAGTTCGCTTGTCGGAAAGTTGCCGCTTGCTTGTTAAGCCGATATTTATTTGACCGGACACACATTCATAAATACCATTTATTACTGGCAGTTGGAAACATTACTTCGCATGTTGCAAACTCGAAGGGTTTATTTCGCCGGGCATCAACTGGGCAATGGCATTTATTTCACGTGTTGTCTTCGTAACCCCTGTACACTGCAGGTGCAGGCCAGTTCATCATTTCCTGATGTAACAATTAAGAAGCACGGAGTAGGGATTTAGCTCGTATTGTTTTTTGTTTAGCTCAATTTGAAGCAAGCCCTTGCATGGTGTTCTCACAGCATACATTTCTTCGAAAAGCTCAAACAGATTGAAGAAGGTACATACAGGTAACTTAAAAAATTTATTCTCCCTTCATTCGCAAGCAAGTTTTTGTTTGTCTTCCTGCATTTCATCAACGAAACCCTGCAATTACGGTTTTTACTTTCCATGATTAAAGGCGCAGTGTTGTCTCAGAATTcgttttgtagatttataacaattAGGAAAATAAATTGTAATGTTTCCCCTCATACGCAGGTAACTAGAATctgtttttttaatgcattttgtcTGCGAAACCCTGCAACTAGATTCAGGATAAAACATTGAGCACATTAGATGTTGTTGTATTGTCTTAACTTTCTTCTTCTGTTTGTGTTTGCTGGCGTCAGTACGCTCAAGCCCTTTACCAGACTCTATACGTCGCCAGCTTCATCGACAACTACCGACAGGAGCTCGCTACATACCCTGCTTTGACTACAGGTTAGGTTCATTGTTTCTCTGATATCGTTGCCAGAGCTTAATTTCCTGCAAATCTACAAGTTTGATTATAATATGTGTGCATTTATATTCAACTTTGAGTCCGAATTCTGGGTTATGTTGAATCTACAATCCGCCCAATTCGTTCATGTTAGACTTTGTTGTGCAGAAATCTTTCTACTCCAAGATTTAGAAACAGAGTATATATATTGTGATCCTTGTCTTCTACAATTTCGGCATTTGGATCCTTGGTTTGAAAATTTGTTTAAAGCATGAAATCTTTAGAGGGtgacttatttttaattgaggTTTGAGTGGATTCAAAGAGCCGGAGAATTCTTTCCTCGCCACATAAAGTTGGAATAGTTCTATGATTAACAGCAGATTCTGTGGCTCTTCCAGTACATAACATGTCTTATGGAGATCTGAATATGCGGTTTTGCCATAGTTTTAGGTTTATGTTTATTCCATTCAATTAGATTTTAATACCAGACAAGTTTTCTGTGGATTTGAATTTTGGGTTTTACCGTAACTTATGTTTATTGTTTGCCTGATATCATTGCCAGAGCTTAATTTCCTGCAAATCTACAAGTTTGATTATAATATGTGTGCATTTATATTCAATTTTGAGTCCGAATTCTGAGTTATGTTGAATCTATAATCCGCCCAATTCGTTCATGTTAGACTTTGTTGTGCAGAAATCTTTCTAGTCCAAGATTTAGAAACACAGTATATATATTGTGATCCTTGTCTTCTACAATTTCGGCATTTGGATCCTTAGTTTGAAAATTTGTTTAAAGCACGAAATCTTTAGAGGGtgacttatttttaattgaggTTTGAGTGGATTCAAAGAGCCGGAGAATTCTTTCCTCGCCACATAAAGTTGGAATAGTTCTATGATTTACAGCAGATTCTGTGGCTCTTCCAGTACATAACATGTCTTGTGGAGATCTGCATATGGGGTTTTGCCATAGTTTTAGGTTTATGTTTATTCCATTCAATTAACTTTTAATACCAGACAAGTTTTCTGTGGATTTGAATTTTGGGTTTTACCGtaacttatgttttatttttttatatcataCCATTCAAGTAGGCTTTCAATGCTAAACATCTGTTATGATAATTTGAATTTGGGGCTTTGCTACAATTTTGCATTTAGTTTTCATCAGCTCAAGTATCAATATCTAACATGCCTTTAGGATTTGAATTTTGGGCTTTGCTATACTTTTGCATTCAGCTTCATTCCAGTCAATTGAGCTTTACAATATCACACGTGTCTTCCACAGATTTGAATTTTGGGGTTTTCTATAATTTTTCATTTAAGTTAATTCCATTCAACTAGGTTTTCTGTAACCACTATAGATAGACTTTCAACATAACCGACAAGTGATCTCCCACCAAGGATCTCATATGCACAACAATAGAAGAATTTAATCAAGAATACTATATTTCTTCTATATATAAAGATTGTATTTTAATTCATCAATGCAATACTGTGCTTATCAGCAGTGTTGTTTGACAAAGCAagctaatgtagttgtgaagtacAACAGATGTAATGCAATTGATTTTGAATTGTGATTATCAACAGTATTGTTTGTAGAAGCAAGCTAATGTCTACATTTTAGCATTATTTCATATTGTAAACAAATCACAAGTTGTTTGGATAGTAGAATAGTGACAATGTAGAGTTTGAACTATAGATCATGGAAGAGCAAAATGAAGAAATTCATAAAACTAAAAATAGTCATAGAGCTAAACTTATGAAATCGAACGACTGATCTAATAGAGCTAGAAAAAGAAATAGAAACAAGAAAATCGGTCACCATACCTACCAATGTCATACAAAATGTGTTAGCAGAGAcgaggcacatgaactatttgttGAATGCCATAAGGTTTTCTCATCgatttttaacaataaaaaaaacaaaaataactaGCATTTACTGtttattcattatattttttctgGCATTCTATAAATTTATTGTTAAAAATTAGCTGATAAATCCTTCCAAAAAATTAAAAGAATTTCTTTGTGTTTTATTCATTACACAACATTCAAAAAACAAATGGTGTGCCTTGTCTCTACTAACACAGTTTGTATAATGTGTGTAGGTACACAACAAGTACAAGCAATATACAATATTACTAGGATTCATGCTTGAGGAAATACTTTTTGAACACATATCTTTGGCTATAGGTATGGTCGCTGCTTTTCTTTTTCCTATTCCTTCATTAACCTCTAGAACAATGCAAAAAACAATTTTAAGCACCCATTGAGGTGCATTTTCTATTCTTATCTCCAATTTTCGCTAACTAGAGAGACGTCAAAGCTATAAACAGTTGGTGCTTTTATTTCTACATAATCCGAATGTTGGTTATCCCATTCTTCATTATAGACTCTTAAAGATTCTAGCTGCACATGGAAAGCTGGTTGTCCCACCACCTGCATAACTAGTTTGTATTTAGTAGCCAGAACGGATAAACAAGTAGTCTTAAGAAGTCCACTGGAAACCAATCTCCCTGAGAACATTTCAATCTATATACAAAAAATCAACCTTAGAAAATGTATTTTCTATGTTCAAGGTTGAAATCATTCCAATTTTCCAGAGTAGTCTCTTTCCAGTTTCTgatatattttaaatttgaaaactgCAAATACACAATGAAAATTGCCATACCCATGTTGTATTGCTCGCCCAAGTTTCTAACTCAATATAATTGAACACTTTTTGCAATGGATCTTATCATAAATTAACATGGACTTGATTTCACTATGATTTATTCAAGTCCAAAACTTTTAATTACTCAACCATTGAGTTTTCATATATCAGTAAATGATATAGTACACAGTGCAAGACTGGCAAGCCGAAGTCATAAAGTTTACTGATGTAGTGCACAGTGCAAGACTGCCAAACCAAAGCCATACAGTTAAAAACAAGATCTGGACTCTTAGAAACTTGGACCTAATACCATGCACCTCTGACAGTCAATCAATTTAGTTAAGGTGTGGAAACATAAATTTATATTTCATTTCTTTGCCATATAGATGACTCAAATAATTTTATAGGAATTATGTGCAACCACCTTCCTTCTCTTGTTGAAAGATTTGCCTGGGAGGTGCAGCATGAGAATCTCCAAACACAACTCCACAAGTCATGACAGATCCAGATATTGATTCAAGAACAACTTTTCAATCAACTCCATCCTCTTCTTCGAATATGAAAATTACTACCACCAAGAAGGTAATTTAATTCACTCAAataagaaaatggcatccaagcATCATCTATTGCCGCCTCGCTTGTAAAATCTAATACTGCAAcccaagaaaataagaagagtAAATGACAGATTTTTAATTGTTAGTCAAGAACTTTTGTTTACAACTTCGGATAATATAATGCAACGATTACTATATAAATTGACCTCAGAAGCTACTGTCagcttaaatgaataaaatttgcaATTATGAATGTGTATGTGTGAGCATACCTTAAATAGCTACACATTTTAAGTTTTGGGATTTATTTTTCATTAGCACCATGAAAAATATAACAAGCCAATTAAAAGGCAAAAAATTTACCTTCAATTTGCACAAACTAATAGGGAAGAGCTGAACCAAAAACATAATAATATCAATCTATCAAGCTTTGAATTATACACAATGTTTCTAAATAAATTTATTCAACCTAAATGCATGGTACCTATTAGAATGCCTAGCTTTATAATTCCATATACTAAAGAATTTGTAAGCTGTTTTAAGAGTGGGGCAAACAATGAACAGTTTCAAGAATAAGTGATGCTACAGGTAAAGCTAAAAGTTTAgaaacctaaaaatggtttgaCGTCAAAACTACCTCTGAAAATAGCCAATGCTTAAAGATGAAGAGATCAATGCTTTTGGAGGGAAGAAAACATATCTGGTAATACAGATGATAGAACATAGTTAAATTTAGAGATATTTGTCAAACTCAAAGACATCCAAATATAATTGTTTTCCCCACACATATTTACAGGATTCGCTGAATCAAAAGCACACTTAAGACATTGGTGTGGGGCTTAAATCGCTGAGTTCAAAGCTCCTTAGGACTAAAAAGAATTAGTAAACTTCAAGATTGGTATGGCGGTTGCACATGGCGGGCTACAGATTTCCAGATCTGGTGACTACAAACCCTAAACTGCAATACGTCTGATAATTACTACTACATAATTTAAGTGTTTCACATTCAggaaaaagcaaaataaaaaagCAAACGAGCGAATTAAACCGATGTTTTTGGGTTTTCTTTAGGTTTGCTGCAATTTCACCCACTGATACGACATGGGTTTAAACCATAGCAAGCAAAATGGCATTGTGCAGTTATCTTCTCTTCTGTAAACTGCAACAAAATAACCAACAGGGATGTACCCCAATGTTATTAACAAGTTTTAATACAGGGTCTCCATGAAGGCAACAGACTTCCATGAACTATTCTATCACCCAACAAATTAATATACTCTACTGTGATAATAAAATCTGTATGGTTCTGTTTAACATCCCTGTATAAGAGGCAAATTTAAAACATGCATGTTTAGTAAATTTTTGAAATTGCATAGCTTGCAGATACCTTTGTTCTTACGATTTTATCGATGGCTAAATCCGCCACTATTGCCCTGTGGTTTAACTTCTATGCCAATTTTCTCATAGTTTGATTATTATTTTGTTTCGTTTGACGATGGTTATCTTGATACTTATGACTGTTAAGCTCACTAAATTTTAGAGAAACACTCAGTACCACAGAACTTAAACATGATAATAGGTCACTAAGATGGTAAGATGACATCATATTTCAATTCTTCTACATTGTTTTGACATAAGCTTTTTAATGGTTATTCAAGTCGGTTACGCCCCTCTCAACTAAAAAAGTAAAGCTTGCGATAAACCAATCTAATAGAACATCCAATGCAGAGTCAATTCATTGTTTGTGAAACCCAAAGCTCATACACAAtcttttttgaaatatttgtgtacCTTTTTTTTGCAAATTCACAGTCTACATTGAGGTGGTGTATACATTTCTTACCTTACAATGTAACGGCTATTAGAAAGTGCCCTTAAGACTGATATCTCCCTTAGTGTGCTGACAGAAACTCCCTCATCATTATTCTCGATCTTGAGCCTCTTAAGCGCAAAAAACTGACCTGTGTTAATGTCCTTCACTTTGTATACCTTACCATAAGTTCCTTCTCCAATTGCTCAATCTTCTCCAAGTTCTCGTAAACttccattttcttttccttcttagAAATGGCCATGCCTCCGAAGATTGCAGgttttaaattgtgaaaatttgctTAAGTTAAagcatgaaggaatatttctatagaagaagaatggacaaggAATTAAGAGTTTTAGGATTTGCCACTTATACCTCTGTAGTGTTGAACCGTATGTCTTCcagtgaaaaaaaaatacagaatatCAAAAGACGCACTTATTgaccatttaattttaaattcggACAGCATTGCATGTCTTAAGATTTGTGAATTAATTATACCCATCGATCGCTACGAAACTGGCCCTGCAACTAAATACTCTGAACATCGTACATTTAGGGAGCTATGAAATAAATTTAACTTTGTTCGCATTTAATGTGCATCCTTAAATAGCTCGCAACACCAAATACAAAATTCATTCTACTTCATTAATTTCATCTGATGTAGCTTATCACGTCGGAATATAATTGTTCTTTTCACGCATATTTAGAGAATTCATCGAATCAAAAAACACACTTGAGACAAATATGCTATACTAATGTGTCATAAATACATCACGAAGTAACCAACACGGATGTAGTCAACTAAACCTAAATATTGAACATTTGTGCATATATAAGTAATTAGAAATTTACTGGAGTCTAAAAAGCATTTATTGTATCTATGCAGCACTTGTTTTATCACTGATTAGAGcgttttctatttttcctttcactaAAACTCTTTGAAAGCAGACAAACCTATTCCAAGTATTCTTGATAAGAGCTTATCTTCAAACTATACATATACATTGCTGATTGtaactttgaaatttcattgcGATCTCGTTGGACTGCAGATTTTCTCTTGATCCCAAGTACAATATGAGTTGTGCTGACCGTTAAAATATATTCGCTTGTTTTAATTGTTGTGACATAGACTCACTATTTCACCGTTCAAAACCCCATTCCTCATCTCTCAAACACAGTGGCCACCATGTCATCTCCGATGGCCTCTCCTGCTGCCTCGCAACAACCTTCTACAGAAACTTCGGTGAGCTTGTTTATACATTTGTTTTCTCTTATTCATCTTATTTACAAAGATTATATCTCTATTTGTTCTTTAATTTTCCGTAGACTTCTCATCCATCAATGCAAGTGCATATACCAACATGTGTCGCTGCTTGAACTATTTTTTTGCACCtgtttacatatttatatatataaatagattgaAACAGATGTTCTCTACATTGTCCTTGTGCATTTGTATGCTCCAATACATCAATCTATAATCTGTCCATGCACACAAAAAAAAACCTGTAAACAAAAACACACATAGCTAGTAATACAAATTGGAAGCTTAAACAAAAAAAGGGCTGTCATGCCCATGCCAATGCGTATGAATGTACATGACCTTGTGtatctatttggttgtcttctattATCCTTGTAGGAAGTGGAACAACATCTACAATTGACCCCACATGCACTGCTCTGCATCAACGCTGGGGATGATGTCCCCTCTCCACTGCTTCAGCTTTTGTCTTTTGAAAAATTGATagacgatgaaaatgacaatgcCCGATATAAGGTTGTTTTGTCTGATGCCACACACATGCAATTGGCGATCCTCCCACCTAAGTATAGTGGTTTGCTGCTTTCAGAGACATTAAAGATTGGCACTATCCTATCATTGACAGCCTATGCTTGTAGAAATGTTTGGAACTCAAGGTATGGCCCTCTATATGTTATGTTGGTTTCTTCTTGCCTTTTCAAATCCCCCTTTCCACACTATCCAGCTTATTCAACCTCTTATTTTGCTCTTTTTACAGGACTATAATAATATTCAGCCTTGCTGTCAAATTTACCAATTCTCCATTGCTTGGGAAACCTAGATATCTGTTTAAAGAGCAAGAACAACAAATGTTGGGTCGAGACGCACCTGCCACAACTAAACGATCCCTTAAATTTGGAATTCACCTCCCACCTGTGCAGCACGAATCTTCTGTTAATATCAGCCCGATTAAAGCCTTGAACCCCTTccaaaataaatggacaataaAGGGGCGTGTGACAAACAAGAGGAAGATGCATCAATACAGTACACCAAAGTCCACTGGCCAAGTATTTAGCTTTGACATGATAGATAGTGAAGGTACTGAAATTAGGATAACTTGCTTTGGCGATGTAGCAGAAATGCATTATCATAGGGTTGAACCAGGAACATATTATACTGTGTCAAAAGGTTGCGTTAAAGAAGCTAACACTAAATGGAATAAGCTTAACAGCCATCTTGAGATAACTTTGGACAACAATTCAATATTGAAGCGTTGTGATGATGTTGTTGAATGTGAAGCAAATAATTCTCAATTCACACCAATCAATGAAATTACATACTGCACCAACAACACTTTAGTTGATGTTATTGGTATTGTAGTTGCTGTTGGAGAACCCTCATTAATTCGCAGGAAGGATGGAAGCGAAGTAACAAAGAGAATTGTAAAAATAAATGATGCCTCAGCTTTTACTATCGATGTTAACTTATGGGGAGAAACATGGCAAGGGCTAGGTGAAGATTTGAAGAGCATGCACACAACCCAAGCAGCTGTTGTCCTTGCAGTCAGAAATGCTCGTGTTGGTTATTTCAATGGAAAGGTGGTCAACACAACCACAGCAACAACCCTAAATATAAACCCTTCTATACCTGAAACAGAGACACTTATGTCAAGAGGAAAGATTTCAGATGCCCTTCTACCGCAATCATGTGTTGCTGGCCAGCTTAACTCACAGTACAGTAGGATGACAATCACAGCCGTTTTAGAGCGTACAAGTGTTCTCTCTGAAACAGTTGAAAGTACTATTAGGGCTGTTGTGAGAATCATTAAAACTGATTCTTTTTGCTATCCAGCCTGCCCTTTGAAATTTAATGGAAAAGAATGTAAAAAGAAATGCACCCAGCAAAGTGATAATCAATGGTTTTGTTCAAGATGTCAAACTGCTGTGCCAGAATGCAATTACAAATACTTATTGCAGATGAAGCTCCAAGATCATACAGGGGCTCTTTGGGCTACTGCCTTTGATGAGGTTGGCACAAATATACTGCAAATATCTGCCAAGGAGCTTTACATGCTGCAGTACGATTTGACTACACAAAAAATGCCTCAGTCCATTATCAAGCATGTCCTTTTGTCTTCCTTTGTTTTCACACTCTCTATTACAACAGACATGTACAATTCAGAACCCAGGCTCAAAGCAACGATAACCAAAGTTGCCAGAATTGATTACCAGGCTGAAAATGCTCTTTTGCTTGCAGAGATTGCTCAAATGACTACAACTGCATAGTTCCAAACCAATTGGATAGTGATGCTTTCCACGTGCCTTTTGATCTTCATACAATATATAGCTTGTTCCTAGTTTTTAGTGGTCATTGACAAACAGAACTAAATTATCAGTCATTGTCTATATCGACACTATCTAAAGTACTTTTTGGGCTGCCCAGGACTTTTGGTTTTTGACATTGCTTTTGTTCTGTCATGCTACCaatcatacaaaaaaaaatcaaatgcagTTTCCCTTCTTTCCAGCTTATTATCTTAGATCCTTTTGTACCTTTTTATGTTATGTCATTATTGAACAACCATGTTTGCCAAAAACACTTATTTTTTATAACTATATTTATACTATGCTGTACAAATATGATAAGAAACAAACCATACAGATTACACATTGACGCAAACATTAAAACAAGAACCAATAGCTCCAACCTATGTTGTTTTAACACATTTCCTGATCTCAAAATCATGATTTCTATATTGTACTATTTCACCACGCTTTCCCTGCCCATTTCACATTATAATCTGCAATGTCAATATCTTgtacaatgttgttttatgtttattgttattatatattcAAAGCATTTTGTTGACCTGTCTCtttcttttattgtaatattttgaatccttttagatACGTTTTGATACTTGGTCCAGACACACTTATGCTTCTCATTAATGTTGAACTGTAAATTACAATGCAAGTTTTGCCCTTCCAACAGCTTTCATATTCTTCTTTGTATTCATTCAATTTATGTAAATGTTTGTTGCCTTATATGTTCTCTCCAATATTTACCGCCATGCATAAAGATAAATATCTCCATTTATGTATCACGATATACAAAGATACATATAGATTTCTATGTGCATTTACATATATttccatacacatacatgcatacatatggtcCTCCACAGCTGCATACTCACATACATACAACCATATATGCATCTCTATACATGTACATACAAAGGAAGGCATTCACAacagatatatatacacatgaaCAATCTTATATATCTTGAAAGTTATGTGCCTGCATACATAAGTAAATCCATCTGCAACATCTTTTTTATGTGCATGTATGCACCACTGCATAAATGATTGTATGTATGTTCTTGTGCTTCTGTATAGAAATACgtacacatgtatgtgtatatcaTGAAAATTGGTATATACATTTATAAAGAAAAACCATACAAGCACATTGTGACATAGCTGCAAAGTGCCACACACCTATAAACATGTTCACACAAAGGAAGCCACTCACGGTGAATAGATATGAACATACACAACATTGTGTCTCTTGAAAGTTATGTACCTACATATGTAAGTAACCTTGTCTCTAGCCATATTCTTTTATGTGCATACATGTCTCAATGCATGTATACTTATCTGTATGGTCATGTGCTTCAACTTTGTGCAAAAATATTTAACATGTACAATTCAAAGATTGCATCGAACAGAAGTTTCAAATGTAACTATATAGATTGCAACATAGACACTATCTTTACCGGTTCTTTCTTGCACACTCaatatcttgtacaatgttcttttatgtttattgttattatatattcAAAGCATTTTCTTGACCTGTCTCtttcttttattgtaatattttgaatccttttagatACGTTTTGATACTTGGTCCAGACACACTTATGCATCTCATTAATGTTGAACTGTAAATTAAAATGCAAGTTTTGAGCTTCCAACAACTTTCGTATTCTTCTTTGTATTCATTCAATTTATGTAAATGTTTGTTGCCTTATATGTTCTCTCCAATATTTTACTGCCATCCATAAAGATAAATATCTCCATTTATGTATCACGATATACAAAGATACATATAGATTTCTATGTGCATTTACATATATTTCCATACACGTACATGCATACATATGGTCCTCCACAGCTGCATACTCACATACATACAACCATATATGCATCTCTATACATGTACATACAAAGGAAGGCATTCAGAacagatatatatacacatgaaCAATCTTATATATCTTGAAAGTTATGTGCCTGCATACACAAGTAAATCCATCTGCAACATCTTTTTTATGTGCATGTATGCACCACTGCATAAATGATTGTATGTATGTGCTTGTGCTTCTGTATAGAAATATgtacacatgtatgtgtatatcaTGAAAATTGGTATATACATTTATAAAGAAAAACCATACAAACACATTTTGACATACCTGCAAAGTACCACACACCTATAAACATGCTCACACAAAGGAAGCCACTCACGGTGCATAGATATCAACATACACAACATTGTGTCTCTTCAAAGTTATGTACCTATTTAACATGTACAATTCAAAGATTGCATCGAACAGAAGTTTCAAATGTAACTATATAGATTGCAACATAGACACTATCTTTACCGGTTCTTTCTTGCACACTCaatatcttgtacaatgttcttttatgtttattgttattatatattcAAAGCATTTTCTTGACCTGTCTCtttcttttattgtaatattttgaatccttttagatACGTTTTGATACTTGGTCCAGACACACTTATGCATCTCATTAATGTTGAACTGTAAATTAAAATGCAAGTTTTGAGCTTCCAACAACTTTCGTATTCTTCTTTGTATTCATTCAATTTATGTAAATGTTTGTTGCCTTATATGTTCTCTCCAATATTTTACTGCCATCCATAAAGATAAATATCT encodes:
- the LOC131029116 gene encoding replication protein A 70 kDa DNA-binding subunit A-like, with protein sequence MPMPMRMNEVEQHLQLTPHALLCINAGDDVPSPLLQLLSFEKLIDDENDNARYKVVLSDATHMQLAILPPKYSGLLLSETLKIGTILSLTAYACRNVWNSRTIIIFSLAVKFTNSPLLGKPRYLFKEQEQQMLGRDAPATTKRSLKFGIHLPPVQHESSVNISPIKALNPFQNKWTIKGRVTNKRKMHQYSTPKSTGQVFSFDMIDSEGTEIRITCFGDVAEMHYHRVEPGTYYTVSKGCVKEANTKWNKLNSHLEITLDNNSILKRCDDVVECEANNSQFTPINEITYCTNNTLVDVIGIVVAVGEPSLIRRKDGSEVTKRIVKINDASAFTIDVNLWGETWQGLGEDLKSMHTTQAAVVLAVRNARVGYFNGKVVNTTTATTLNINPSIPETETLMSRGKISDALLPQSCVAGQLNSQYSRMTITAVLERTSVLSETVESTIRAVVRIIKTDSFCYPACPLKFNGKECKKKCTQQSDNQWFCSRCQTAVPECNYKYLLQMKLQDHTGALWATAFDEVGTNILQISAKELYMLQYDLTTQKMPQSIIKHVLLSSFVFTLSITTDMYNSEPRLKATITKVARIDYQAENALLLAEIAQMTTTA